One region of Salinirubrum litoreum genomic DNA includes:
- a CDS encoding DUF7474 family protein yields MPQFHYPCPGCSTTNSLHRADCQFEGVAWQAVEKAYTDIVARLAAGPTPEAALRDAVHGEWDALHQSALQRLQRNERVVEEEGNLRLLTAAEYKERVSEPTREPMATLYRKGSVPGCHDNAVFAMIAWYEFVGLSWPETKENVVAWLRDSGSWERGGFEEATPGELVEKKRHVYEQGYGWKEKARAAKAVIDRHA; encoded by the coding sequence GTGCCGCAGTTCCACTACCCCTGTCCCGGCTGTTCGACCACGAACAGCCTCCACCGCGCCGACTGCCAGTTCGAGGGCGTCGCGTGGCAGGCAGTGGAGAAGGCCTACACCGACATCGTCGCCCGACTCGCGGCCGGTCCGACCCCGGAGGCCGCCCTGCGCGACGCGGTCCACGGCGAGTGGGACGCGCTCCACCAGTCCGCGCTGCAGCGCCTCCAGCGCAACGAGCGTGTCGTCGAGGAGGAGGGGAACCTCCGCCTGCTGACCGCCGCCGAGTACAAGGAGCGCGTCTCCGAACCGACCCGCGAGCCGATGGCGACCCTCTACCGGAAGGGGAGCGTGCCGGGCTGTCACGACAACGCCGTCTTCGCCATGATCGCGTGGTACGAGTTCGTCGGCCTGTCGTGGCCCGAGACGAAGGAGAACGTCGTGGCGTGGCTCCGCGACTCGGGGTCGTGGGAGCGTGGCGGCTTCGAGGAGGCCACGCCGGGCGAACTCGTCGAGAAGAAACGCCACGTCTACGAGCAGGGGTACGGCTGGAAGGAGAAGGCCCGCGCCGCGAAGGCCGTCATCGACCGCCACGCCTGA
- a CDS encoding DUF6069 family protein produces the protein MSTTVSESLDSTTGVTTARFTTTAIVRRGALALLLSAAANALLLAAILASGAVPPFMALAYGPVIFVSLLGALGATVVYALLARRVTDPDRTFVRVAAVALLLSFAPNVALYLSDPAVTLGVLLSLASMHVVAAVASVGALTRGRDTVAP, from the coding sequence GTGTCAACTACCGTCTCCGAGTCACTCGACTCGACCACCGGAGTCACCACCGCTCGCTTCACCACCACCGCGATAGTCCGCCGGGGGGCGCTCGCACTCCTGCTCTCGGCCGCCGCCAACGCCCTGCTGTTGGCCGCCATCCTCGCGTCGGGGGCGGTCCCGCCGTTCATGGCACTCGCGTACGGACCAGTGATCTTCGTCTCCCTGCTCGGGGCACTCGGCGCGACCGTCGTCTACGCCCTGCTCGCACGCCGGGTGACGGACCCGGATCGGACCTTCGTCCGGGTCGCGGCCGTGGCGCTCCTGCTGTCGTTCGCGCCGAACGTCGCGCTGTACCTCTCGGACCCGGCGGTGACGCTCGGCGTCCTGCTCAGCCTCGCGTCGATGCACGTCGTCGCGGCCGTCGCCAGCGTCGGCGCACTGACTCGTGGCCGGGACACGGTGGCTCCCTGA
- a CDS encoding MFS transporter has translation MSAPETATAGQSSDGSAIPAGGSRRAVATVVAIVFIDLLGFGIVIPILPFYVRSFGVSDVFIGLLAASYSLTQFVFAPYLGQLSDQRGRRPVLMLSLAGSAVAWTVFGLAAETTALFGVVGGLATLFASRMLAGAMGGNIAAAQAYIADVTPADRRAASLGLVGAAFALGFVFGPAIGGVFASDAVVSTAAGIFPSFVPATVFSLPSFAAAGFSLLALVAAGLFLSEPERQRTAARRAGLVSQFADALRNTNLRGLVVAFFVVSVAFSGIQVMFIPYAADIYGYDATQAAFLLTYIGVLGVLNQGILVGQLSKRYRDSSIAVAGASLLLVALGTIPFAPEIGRALLPTVGGLPWLTRELLALLVLLAGLSVGNSLLNVALSTLVSRSASADEQGSAFGVTQGAGSLGRTIGPPAMAALYAVVAYWSPFLVGALLIVPIVAILVGIARAGLSGPAEPAT, from the coding sequence ATGAGCGCACCCGAGACGGCGACCGCCGGCCAGTCCAGCGATGGATCGGCCATCCCCGCCGGTGGCTCCCGGCGCGCCGTCGCGACCGTCGTCGCCATCGTCTTCATCGATCTGCTGGGCTTCGGCATCGTCATTCCCATCCTCCCCTTCTACGTCCGGAGCTTCGGCGTCAGCGACGTGTTCATCGGCCTGCTGGCGGCCTCCTACTCGCTCACGCAGTTCGTCTTCGCGCCCTACCTCGGCCAACTCTCCGACCAGCGCGGTCGCCGGCCGGTCCTGATGCTCTCGCTGGCCGGGAGCGCCGTGGCGTGGACCGTCTTCGGACTGGCCGCCGAGACGACCGCGCTGTTCGGGGTGGTCGGTGGACTGGCGACGCTGTTCGCTTCCCGGATGCTCGCCGGTGCGATGGGCGGGAACATCGCCGCCGCACAGGCGTACATCGCCGACGTGACGCCCGCTGACCGACGGGCCGCCTCACTCGGACTCGTCGGGGCGGCCTTCGCGCTCGGCTTCGTCTTCGGCCCGGCAATCGGCGGCGTCTTCGCCAGCGACGCGGTCGTCTCGACAGCAGCAGGAATCTTCCCGTCGTTCGTCCCCGCGACCGTCTTCTCGTTGCCGAGTTTCGCGGCCGCCGGCTTCTCGCTGCTCGCACTGGTCGCCGCCGGGCTCTTTCTGTCGGAACCGGAGCGCCAGCGCACCGCCGCGAGGCGCGCGGGACTCGTCTCTCAGTTCGCCGACGCCCTGCGGAACACGAACCTGCGGGGGCTGGTCGTCGCCTTCTTCGTCGTCTCGGTCGCCTTCTCCGGGATCCAGGTGATGTTCATCCCCTACGCCGCCGACATCTACGGCTACGACGCGACGCAGGCCGCCTTCCTGCTCACCTACATCGGCGTGCTGGGCGTGCTGAACCAGGGGATCCTGGTCGGCCAACTGTCGAAACGCTACCGCGACAGTTCCATCGCGGTCGCGGGTGCGAGTCTCCTCCTCGTCGCACTCGGGACGATCCCGTTCGCACCCGAGATCGGGCGGGCACTCCTCCCGACCGTCGGCGGCCTGCCGTGGCTCACGCGGGAACTGCTCGCGCTGCTCGTCTTACTCGCCGGGCTGTCGGTCGGCAACAGTCTGTTGAACGTCGCGCTCTCGACACTCGTCTCCCGGTCCGCGTCGGCCGACGAGCAGGGGAGCGCCTTCGGCGTCACGCAGGGCGCGGGGAGTCTCGGCCGGACCATCGGTCCCCCGGCGATGGCGGCGCTGTACGCCGTCGTCGCCTACTGGTCGCCGTTCCTCGTCGGCGCACTCCTGATCGTCCCGATCGTCGCCATCCTCGTCGGCATCGCGCGGGCGGGACTATCGGGACCGGCGGAGCCGGCGACCTGA
- a CDS encoding NAD(P)-dependent oxidoreductase yields MTADESASRRIAVFGASGRTGLPLVERALDHGHTVVAFVRDAERLPLSPADYDDRLVVIEGDAYTGEGVSAAVAGADAVVSTLGQTDGSPDDLLTVAGDHVLDAMADHEVDRFVTLVGAGVREDGESVSMTGRVMGGLLKLVAREVLADAAEHVARVKQSDTRWTVVRAPRLVDGEGAGDYAAGDVSLGFEAVARADVARFLLDCVEDDLYVHDAPKVGPA; encoded by the coding sequence ATGACAGCAGACGAATCGGCTTCTCGGCGTATCGCCGTCTTCGGCGCGAGTGGCAGAACCGGTCTCCCCCTCGTCGAACGGGCACTCGACCACGGCCACACCGTCGTCGCGTTCGTCCGCGACGCCGAGAGACTCCCCCTCTCGCCCGCCGACTACGACGACCGACTCGTCGTGATCGAGGGCGACGCCTACACCGGCGAGGGGGTCTCGGCGGCGGTCGCGGGCGCGGACGCCGTCGTCAGCACGCTCGGCCAGACCGACGGGAGCCCCGACGACCTGTTGACCGTCGCCGGCGACCACGTCCTCGACGCGATGGCCGACCACGAGGTGGACCGGTTCGTCACGCTCGTCGGTGCCGGCGTCCGCGAGGACGGGGAGTCGGTGTCGATGACCGGCCGGGTGATGGGTGGCCTGCTCAAGTTGGTCGCCCGCGAAGTCCTCGCGGACGCCGCCGAGCACGTCGCTCGCGTCAAGCAGAGCGACACGCGCTGGACGGTCGTCCGCGCCCCACGACTCGTCGACGGCGAGGGCGCAGGTGACTACGCGGCCGGCGACGTCTCGCTGGGCTTCGAGGCTGTCGCGCGGGCCGACGTGGCCCGGTTCCTGCTCGACTGCGTGGAGGACGACCTGTACGTTCACGACGCGCCGAAGGTGGGTCCGGCGTGA
- a CDS encoding DNA polymerase sliding clamp — protein MFKAIVSAATLRDALDSVSVLVEECKIRLNEDGLAIQAVDPANVGMVDLSLDSEAFESYEADGGVIGVNLSRLEDIAGMGNAGDLVHLELDEETRKLHIRIDGLSYTLALIDPDSIRQEPDIPDLDLPAEIVLEGTHLDRGIKAANMVSDHIALRVDESEETFHIEAEGDTDDVDLELTRADLIDLEVGPAESLFSLDYLKDMNKAIPSDAEVTMELGEEFPVKLHFEFAEGLGQVTYMLAPRIQSD, from the coding sequence ATGTTCAAGGCCATCGTGAGCGCGGCGACGCTCCGGGACGCGCTCGACTCGGTCAGCGTGTTGGTCGAGGAGTGTAAGATTCGACTCAACGAGGACGGACTGGCGATTCAGGCGGTCGATCCCGCGAACGTCGGCATGGTCGACCTCTCACTGGACTCGGAGGCCTTCGAGTCCTACGAGGCCGACGGCGGCGTCATCGGCGTCAACCTCTCCCGACTGGAGGACATCGCCGGGATGGGCAACGCCGGCGACCTCGTCCACCTCGAACTCGACGAGGAGACCCGCAAACTCCACATCCGCATCGACGGCCTCTCCTACACCCTCGCGCTGATCGACCCCGACTCCATCCGGCAGGAACCGGACATCCCGGACCTGGATCTGCCCGCCGAGATCGTCCTGGAGGGGACCCACCTCGACCGGGGGATCAAGGCCGCCAACATGGTCTCGGACCACATCGCGCTGCGCGTCGACGAGAGCGAGGAGACGTTCCACATCGAGGCCGAGGGCGACACCGACGACGTCGACCTCGAACTCACCCGCGCTGACCTGATCGACCTCGAGGTCGGCCCCGCCGAGTCGCTGTTCTCGCTCGACTACCTGAAGGACATGAACAAGGCGATCCCGAGCGACGCCGAGGTCACGATGGAACTCGGCGAAGAGTTCCCGGTGAAGCTTCACTTCGAGTTCGCCGAGGGACTCGGACAGGTGACGTACATGCTCGCGCCGCGCATCCAGAGCGACTGA
- a CDS encoding 2'-5' RNA ligase family protein: MYSLNARVPPAVSRLASDLHPRLTPFDRLRSRHTLVAKRFETDRFARLRERLRETLRGTPAFEAQVTGVDYFEHPPRGSGPVVYLAVESPGLRDLHETLVAEFGAVDELEGPDYVPHVTLARGGSVADAERLVAEGVDPVTWTVSQVQVWDARHREAAARISLPA, from the coding sequence GTGTACAGTCTGAACGCCCGTGTTCCGCCCGCAGTCTCGCGGCTGGCGTCCGATCTCCACCCACGACTGACTCCCTTCGACCGGCTCCGGAGTCGCCACACGCTCGTCGCCAAACGCTTCGAGACCGACCGGTTCGCCCGCCTCCGCGAGCGACTGCGCGAGACGCTCCGTGGCACCCCCGCCTTCGAGGCGCAGGTCACCGGCGTCGACTACTTCGAGCACCCACCGCGGGGGAGCGGTCCGGTGGTCTACCTCGCGGTCGAGAGTCCGGGGCTGCGTGACCTCCACGAGACGCTGGTCGCCGAGTTCGGCGCGGTGGACGAGTTGGAGGGGCCCGACTACGTGCCGCACGTCACGCTGGCGCGCGGCGGGTCGGTGGCCGACGCGGAGCGACTGGTCGCCGAGGGGGTCGACCCGGTGACGTGGACGGTCTCGCAGGTGCAGGTGTGGGACGCCCGGCACCGGGAGGCGGCGGCGCGGATCTCGCTGCCGGCGTAG
- a CDS encoding DUF5828 family protein — protein MEESISGFKLRGSWGDAVEHGERVTHALREAGADGDAFEQWDEWRPKSHERLSVDVSEKTAEQASVAEGEGEKAGKEPDEDLQSAGEKLTESYEHIEEGDNEGAIEKWQDSIDYVTRAADSAGRKAVRAVENTVYRKVMTQLAPYYFDNELVSANIQKTTRNGGDPEFIFEINVNDDDLKDEVSERLAEYDEIDRWHIDTEKETETAEAVEGVEPPPSETDAKFTTN, from the coding sequence ATGGAAGAGAGCATCTCCGGATTCAAACTCCGTGGCTCGTGGGGCGACGCCGTCGAACACGGCGAACGCGTCACGCACGCACTACGGGAGGCCGGAGCAGACGGGGACGCGTTCGAGCAGTGGGACGAGTGGCGGCCGAAGTCCCACGAACGACTGAGCGTCGACGTGAGCGAGAAGACCGCAGAACAGGCCAGTGTCGCCGAGGGCGAGGGCGAGAAGGCCGGCAAGGAACCGGACGAGGACCTTCAGTCGGCCGGCGAGAAGCTGACGGAGTCGTACGAACACATCGAGGAGGGCGACAACGAGGGGGCCATCGAGAAGTGGCAAGACTCCATCGACTACGTCACCCGCGCCGCCGACTCCGCCGGCCGCAAGGCGGTCCGCGCGGTCGAGAACACGGTCTACCGGAAGGTGATGACCCAACTCGCGCCCTACTACTTCGACAACGAACTCGTCAGCGCGAACATCCAGAAGACGACCCGCAACGGCGGCGACCCGGAGTTCATCTTCGAGATCAACGTCAACGACGACGACCTGAAAGACGAGGTCTCCGAACGACTGGCGGAGTACGACGAGATCGACCGCTGGCACATCGACACCGAGAAGGAGACCGAGACGGCCGAAGCCGTCGAAGGCGTCGAACCGCCACCCTCCGAGACCGACGCGAAGTTCACGACGAACTGA
- a CDS encoding cupin domain-containing protein — MGYRLVDADAVPPAEDRPCRLRRLSEPAGLSQMAINRFSAEPGEQLPLAYHYHDEQEEVFYVLSGTLAVETPDEEYTVETGDLFAVDPGSPQRAYNPADADESVQVLAIGAPPVSGDAVVYDPETDG, encoded by the coding sequence ATGGGATACCGACTCGTGGACGCCGACGCGGTGCCGCCCGCCGAGGACCGGCCCTGTCGGCTGCGCCGACTGAGTGAGCCGGCGGGCCTGTCACAGATGGCGATCAACCGCTTCTCGGCGGAACCGGGCGAACAACTGCCGCTCGCGTACCACTACCACGACGAACAGGAGGAGGTGTTCTACGTGCTCTCGGGGACGCTCGCCGTCGAGACGCCGGACGAGGAGTACACCGTCGAGACCGGGGACCTGTTCGCGGTCGACCCGGGGAGTCCACAGCGCGCGTACAACCCGGCCGACGCCGACGAGTCGGTGCAGGTCCTCGCTATCGGCGCGCCACCCGTCTCCGGTGACGCGGTCGTCTACGACCCGGAGACGGACGGATGA
- a CDS encoding DUF7554 family protein produces the protein MMGSRAEIEAEDLLKIVLVLVVIWLALEVLGAAVGLVGATLDVIFGPLSSLIALVVVALIVLWFFDKI, from the coding sequence ATGATGGGATCACGCGCCGAGATCGAGGCCGAGGACCTGTTGAAGATCGTCCTCGTGCTGGTCGTCATCTGGCTCGCGCTCGAAGTCCTCGGAGCCGCCGTGGGACTCGTCGGCGCGACGTTGGACGTGATATTCGGGCCGCTCAGTTCGCTGATCGCGCTGGTCGTGGTCGCGTTGATCGTCCTCTGGTTCTTCGACAAGATCTGA
- a CDS encoding winged helix-turn-helix transcriptional regulator produces MTAGSSDTSGEIARKTADDTGDCSRGQFSAAEVARIDGTVADLLTLLGRAHTMAILRVFADESGPLRFSEIESALGISPNTLSERLKELTATGLLTRSAYNEIPPRVEYAATDRAEALFPVFGHLADWARSHELDTLEA; encoded by the coding sequence ATGACGGCCGGTAGTTCGGACACGAGTGGTGAGATCGCGAGGAAGACAGCCGACGACACCGGCGACTGCTCGCGCGGGCAGTTCTCAGCGGCCGAGGTGGCGCGCATCGACGGCACCGTCGCGGACCTGTTGACCCTGCTCGGGAGGGCACACACGATGGCGATTCTGCGCGTCTTCGCCGACGAGTCGGGGCCACTGCGCTTCTCGGAGATCGAGTCTGCGCTGGGAATCTCGCCGAACACGCTCTCGGAGCGCCTGAAGGAGTTGACGGCGACCGGGTTGCTCACGCGGTCCGCGTACAACGAGATCCCGCCCCGGGTGGAGTACGCCGCGACCGACCGCGCCGAGGCACTGTTTCCGGTGTTCGGCCACCTCGCAGACTGGGCGCGGAGTCACGAACTGGACACACTCGAAGCGTGA